The following coding sequences lie in one Colias croceus chromosome 1, ilColCroc2.1 genomic window:
- the LOC123694145 gene encoding uncharacterized protein LOC123694145 — translation MNASIALLLCFIAGNAFGYYVQRQVPYNIGPQDPYSVEVSPYLAYEPSQRILWGNGGSNQVGGNDWWATITNKFPILRNMFGKMQLPTQYGAPASVYGVPNNQYPQFYTQNVPQYYPSARDVGFTDDAVIITPPNVPVIQQPVPQPSPEPAQGYRYNTPQNRLELPNH, via the exons ATGAATGCATCAATCGCATTATTATTGTGCTTTATCGCAG GTAATGCCTTCGGGTATTATGTACAGCGACAAGTGCCTTATAATATTGGACCACAGGACCCCTACAGCGTGGAAGTGAGCCCGTATCTTGCCTATGAACCGTCACAAAGAATACTTTGGGGAAATGGAGGCAGTAATCAAGTCGGCGGAAACGACTGGTGGGCAACTATAACGAACAAATTTCCCATTTTGAGAAACATGTTTGGGAAGATGCAACTGCCAACGCAATACGGTGCTCCTGCGTCTGTGTATGGTGTGCCAAATAATCAATATCCACAGTTCTATACCCAAAATGTTCCCCAGTATTATCCTTCTGCTAGGGATGTGGGATTTACTGATGATGCAGTCATTATAACTCCACCAAATGTTCCAGTGATACAACAACCTGTGCCTCAACCTTCCCCGGAACCCGCACAGGGGTATCGCTACAACACACCTCAGAACCGCTTGGAACTACCTAATCATTAA